From a region of the Nocardia sp. XZ_19_385 genome:
- a CDS encoding SRPBCC family protein yields MGHVEHAAVGNAPREYSFDYVNDYRNVPNWMFGVKHFTPVGEQTSGVGAVFDTAINLGPMTLHVRGDVIEWEENSVIALRAVKGIEGRMRWHFEALGADTTKISVVCDYKVPGGLAGRALDKVIQAFIGPAIRYTEKHLRQQIESGYKKKSA; encoded by the coding sequence ACGCCGCAGTCGGGAACGCACCGCGGGAATACTCCTTCGACTACGTCAACGACTATCGCAATGTGCCGAACTGGATGTTCGGGGTCAAGCACTTCACGCCGGTGGGGGAGCAGACCAGCGGTGTCGGCGCGGTTTTCGACACCGCGATCAACCTCGGGCCCATGACGCTGCACGTGCGCGGCGATGTCATCGAGTGGGAAGAGAATTCGGTGATCGCGTTGCGTGCGGTCAAGGGCATCGAGGGCCGGATGCGCTGGCACTTCGAGGCGCTCGGCGCGGACACCACCAAGATCAGTGTGGTGTGCGACTACAAGGTCCCCGGCGGGTTGGCCGGGCGCGCGCTGGACAAGGTGATCCAGGCGTTCATCGGACCCGCCATCCGGTACACCGAAAAACATCTGCGCCAGCAGATCGAATCCGGCTACAAGAAGAAGAGCGCCTAG
- a CDS encoding cytochrome P450, producing MTASIPAGFDFTDPDLLAQRLPVEEFAEARRTAPIHWVPQAGSGFQDDGYWAVTQLEDIKEISKTPDVYSSEENTAVIRFYGDILREEIEVQRYLLLNQDPPRHTKLRRIISKGFTPRAVESLRATLRERAERIVWEAKKTGGGDFVEQIACELPLQAIAELIGIPQEDRGKIFKWTNEMISYDDPSFEGDHKVATAEVMGYSWNLAEEKRKCPVDLGGAEDIMSTLLNADVEGESLASDEFAWFVILLAVAGNETTRNAITHGMKAFVDFPEQWELYQAERPRTAPDEIVRWATPVIAFQRTLVQDTVLSGQEMKKGQRVGMFYSAANFDERHFENPYQFNVLRNPNPHVGFGGTGTHFCVGANLARLEIDLMFNVLADVMPNIKQVSEPVRLRSGWLNAIKSWQVEYN from the coding sequence GTGACCGCATCCATCCCCGCAGGATTCGACTTCACCGACCCCGACCTGCTCGCCCAGCGCCTGCCGGTCGAGGAATTCGCCGAGGCCCGCCGCACCGCGCCGATCCACTGGGTCCCCCAGGCCGGCAGCGGATTCCAGGACGACGGTTATTGGGCAGTCACCCAACTCGAGGACATCAAGGAGATCTCGAAGACGCCCGATGTCTACTCCTCCGAGGAGAACACCGCGGTCATCCGCTTCTACGGTGACATCCTGCGCGAGGAGATCGAGGTCCAGCGCTACCTGCTGCTGAACCAGGACCCGCCGCGCCACACCAAGCTGCGCCGCATCATCTCCAAGGGTTTCACCCCGCGCGCGGTGGAATCGCTGCGTGCGACCCTGCGCGAACGCGCCGAGCGAATCGTGTGGGAGGCCAAGAAGACCGGCGGCGGCGACTTCGTCGAGCAGATCGCGTGTGAGCTGCCGCTGCAGGCCATCGCCGAACTCATCGGCATCCCGCAGGAGGATCGCGGCAAGATCTTCAAGTGGACCAACGAGATGATCTCCTACGACGACCCGTCCTTCGAGGGTGACCACAAGGTCGCCACCGCCGAGGTCATGGGTTACTCCTGGAATCTCGCCGAAGAGAAGCGCAAGTGCCCGGTCGACCTGGGCGGTGCCGAGGACATCATGTCCACCCTGCTCAACGCCGACGTCGAGGGCGAGTCGCTGGCCTCGGACGAATTCGCGTGGTTCGTCATCCTGCTCGCGGTCGCCGGCAACGAGACCACCCGCAACGCCATCACCCACGGCATGAAGGCGTTCGTCGACTTCCCCGAGCAGTGGGAGCTGTACCAGGCCGAGCGTCCGCGCACCGCGCCCGACGAGATCGTGCGCTGGGCCACCCCGGTCATCGCCTTCCAGCGCACCCTGGTGCAGGACACCGTGCTGTCCGGCCAGGAGATGAAGAAGGGTCAGCGGGTCGGCATGTTCTACAGCGCCGCCAATTTCGACGAGCGGCACTTCGAGAACCCCTACCAGTTCAACGTGCTGCGCAACCCGAACCCGCACGTCGGCTTCGGCGGCACCGGCACCCACTTCTGTGTCGGCGCCAACCTGGCCCGCCTGGAAATCGACCTGATGTTCAACGTCCTCGCCGACGTGATGCCGAACATCAAGCAGGTCTCCGAGCCGGTCCGGCTGCGGTCCGGGTGGCTGAACGCCATCAAGAGCTGGCAGGTCGAGTACAACTGA
- a CDS encoding TetR/AcrR family transcriptional regulator, whose protein sequence is MSEAKSRGRAPVVSDADIRRVARMLLTSEGVDAVTLRAIARELGITAPALYRHYNSRDDLLERMRLDYCAELAAELADEIAPLPEDGAEQFFAICKGFRRWALAHTKEFTLVFASPGAGSAPMMRRFDEPFGRIFLAAAGRLLATYDVVTPPTDVIPEELREDLVQFQTELLTTLSESGQKFPAEKLDLGVTYLMIQIWARLYGHVTLEVFGNYPIPVSHPEVLFDAMLTDLGRNAGLIPG, encoded by the coding sequence ATGAGTGAGGCCAAGTCGCGAGGACGCGCGCCCGTGGTGAGCGACGCCGATATTCGGCGGGTCGCCCGGATGTTGCTCACCTCCGAGGGGGTCGACGCGGTGACGTTGCGGGCGATCGCGCGCGAACTCGGGATCACCGCGCCGGCGCTGTACCGGCACTACAACTCTCGCGACGATCTGCTCGAACGGATGCGGCTGGACTACTGCGCCGAGCTGGCAGCCGAACTCGCCGACGAGATCGCGCCACTTCCCGAGGACGGCGCGGAGCAATTCTTCGCCATCTGCAAGGGTTTCCGGCGCTGGGCGCTGGCGCACACCAAGGAATTCACCCTGGTGTTCGCCTCGCCCGGCGCCGGATCCGCGCCGATGATGCGCCGCTTCGACGAACCGTTCGGGCGCATCTTCCTGGCGGCGGCCGGGCGGCTGCTCGCGACCTACGACGTCGTCACGCCGCCCACGGATGTCATTCCGGAGGAACTGCGCGAAGACCTCGTGCAGTTCCAAACCGAGCTGCTGACAACACTTTCCGAGTCCGGTCAGAAGTTCCCGGCGGAAAAGCTCGACCTGGGTGTCACCTATCTGATGATCCAGATCTGGGCCCGGCTGTACGGGCACGTGACCCTCGAGGTGTTCGGCAACTATCCGATTCCGGTGTCACACCCCGAAGTGCTTTTCGATGCGATGCTGACGGACCTGGGCCGCAACGCCGGGCTCATCCCCGGCTGA
- a CDS encoding SDR family oxidoreductase: MQVAVFGGTGVLGSSVVRELGARGHGVRVVSRSAPKDGVHEHRAADLSTGVGVAEALEGCEVVVNAANTRSKFDSVLVDGVRTLLDAEQQAGVGHHVEISIVGCDLVPLGYYKAKVAQERVVAAGPVPWTLLRATQFHHLIEEFVSIPTRFRIAPRVAAKMQPIDVDEVAVRLVDAVEAGPAGRISDIGGPEVITFTDAARIYRKHTGRAGLPVPVPIPGALGRELRAGGLCVGADGAALGIGFEEWLSKR; this comes from the coding sequence ATGCAGGTGGCGGTTTTCGGTGGGACCGGGGTGCTCGGTAGTTCCGTGGTGCGGGAGTTGGGCGCGCGGGGGCATGGGGTGCGGGTGGTGAGCCGGAGTGCTCCGAAGGACGGGGTGCATGAGCATCGGGCCGCTGATCTGAGTACCGGGGTTGGGGTGGCGGAGGCGCTCGAGGGGTGTGAGGTGGTGGTCAACGCCGCCAACACGCGGTCCAAATTCGACTCGGTGCTGGTGGATGGCGTGCGCACGCTGCTGGATGCCGAGCAGCAGGCCGGGGTCGGGCACCATGTCGAGATATCCATCGTGGGGTGTGATCTGGTGCCGCTGGGTTACTACAAGGCGAAGGTGGCGCAGGAGCGGGTTGTCGCCGCGGGGCCGGTGCCGTGGACCTTGTTGCGCGCCACCCAGTTCCATCATCTGATCGAGGAATTCGTCTCGATCCCTACGCGTTTCCGGATCGCACCGCGGGTGGCGGCGAAGATGCAGCCGATCGATGTCGACGAGGTCGCCGTGCGGCTGGTGGACGCGGTGGAAGCTGGTCCGGCCGGGCGCATTTCCGATATCGGCGGGCCCGAGGTCATCACCTTCACCGACGCGGCCCGGATCTATCGCAAGCACACCGGGCGGGCGGGTCTGCCTGTGCCCGTGCCGATTCCGGGTGCGCTCGGTCGCGAGTTGCGGGCGGGTGGGCTGTGCGTGGGTGCGGACGGCGCGGCGCTGGGTATCGGCTTCGAGGAGTGGCTGTCCAAGCGCTGA
- a CDS encoding TerD family protein, which translates to MKLSKGANTAVPTSLLAVVVSWRSAHVVDAHALLLTGAGTVRTDRDLVFYNAPRHISQAVTLDQEPEPGTARLSVSLPRTEAEVERIVLSGSLDDGTFGAVAGLTVTVFDADGPVAEYEVADAGAVSAMMFGEFYRRDGRWKFRAIGQGWAEGLAGLIGEFGVQVDDPAAEPGRTSPAGEPVASRDSRPHESSAAEAATHHAATTGATTLADSPEPVAEHAAPAQHMPAGMPYRRTPESVPPATDYAPAPSTGVEHPTAPLPAASGYPLEEMHRDHATRPIDLSRRTVQAPEPPPPPPPNPERADWHPDPENPARLRWWDGVEWTSARREPVPSNPRHCDRCGNPRRRKLFGRLAPCVFCGTEIEEFLTHWHTQAWRVLTTSGPSGPEWEALWASLRYQRIEEDAGRLALRDAALSYVERLVTFAFADNEIAQAEFEAFEEAIVELDLTGPLIDDLHRRMARGRLLSRLREGELPAIRTPGLHLDPEERVHLDLPATHVRQLARGPKLSEGRLIASNKKLRFVGTSAGTELPWSRVVSVAIEDELVVLSATSARGGASFEVDDPDYVAAALEGALRVAKRLVLTPGQRDSRSIPQEVKAEVWQRDGGRCVECGSSHYLEFDHIIPLSRGGATSASNLQILCRSCNRVKGARI; encoded by the coding sequence ATGAAACTCAGCAAAGGCGCCAACACGGCGGTACCGACATCCCTACTGGCCGTGGTCGTTTCATGGCGGTCGGCCCATGTCGTGGACGCGCATGCCTTGCTGCTCACCGGGGCGGGCACGGTGCGCACCGATCGGGACCTGGTGTTCTACAACGCCCCGCGCCACATATCCCAGGCCGTCACGCTCGACCAGGAGCCCGAACCAGGGACAGCACGGCTGAGTGTGTCACTACCGCGCACCGAGGCCGAAGTGGAGCGGATCGTGCTCAGCGGGTCGCTCGACGACGGAACCTTCGGGGCTGTCGCGGGGCTCACGGTTACCGTGTTCGACGCCGACGGGCCCGTGGCGGAGTACGAGGTCGCCGACGCGGGCGCGGTGTCCGCCATGATGTTTGGCGAGTTCTACCGGCGCGACGGACGCTGGAAGTTCCGCGCCATCGGTCAGGGGTGGGCCGAGGGGCTGGCGGGGCTGATCGGCGAATTCGGCGTGCAGGTCGACGATCCCGCAGCCGAGCCGGGGCGCACCAGCCCGGCGGGAGAACCTGTCGCCTCGCGTGATTCGCGCCCGCACGAATCCTCCGCTGCCGAAGCGGCCACACACCATGCGGCGACCACCGGCGCCACCACGCTGGCCGACTCCCCCGAACCCGTGGCCGAGCATGCCGCACCGGCACAGCACATGCCAGCCGGGATGCCCTACCGCCGTACACCCGAATCTGTGCCTCCTGCAACGGATTACGCCCCTGCACCGAGTACCGGCGTCGAGCATCCCACGGCACCCCTCCCAGCCGCCTCGGGTTACCCGCTCGAGGAAATGCACCGTGACCACGCCACCCGCCCGATAGATCTGAGCCGCCGCACCGTCCAAGCTCCCGAACCACCGCCCCCACCCCCGCCGAATCCGGAACGGGCGGACTGGCATCCGGACCCGGAGAACCCCGCCCGACTACGGTGGTGGGACGGCGTCGAGTGGACCTCCGCCCGGCGCGAACCGGTTCCGTCGAATCCCCGGCATTGCGATCGCTGCGGAAATCCGCGGCGGCGCAAGCTGTTCGGGCGACTCGCACCGTGCGTGTTCTGCGGGACCGAGATCGAGGAATTCCTCACCCACTGGCACACCCAGGCCTGGCGGGTGCTCACCACCTCCGGGCCGAGCGGACCGGAGTGGGAGGCGTTGTGGGCGTCCCTGCGATATCAGCGCATCGAGGAGGACGCGGGCCGGCTCGCGCTTCGAGACGCGGCGCTGAGCTATGTGGAACGGCTGGTGACCTTCGCCTTCGCCGACAACGAGATCGCGCAAGCCGAGTTCGAGGCGTTCGAGGAGGCCATCGTCGAACTGGACCTGACCGGTCCCCTCATCGATGACCTGCACCGGCGCATGGCCCGGGGCCGCCTGCTGTCCCGGCTGCGCGAAGGCGAGCTCCCCGCCATCCGCACTCCCGGCCTGCATCTGGATCCGGAAGAACGCGTACATCTCGACCTGCCCGCAACCCACGTCCGCCAACTGGCCCGCGGCCCCAAACTGAGCGAAGGCCGGCTGATCGCGAGCAACAAGAAGCTGCGTTTCGTCGGTACCTCCGCCGGCACCGAACTCCCCTGGAGCCGAGTAGTTTCCGTGGCCATCGAGGACGAACTCGTGGTGCTGTCAGCCACCTCCGCCCGCGGCGGCGCCAGCTTCGAGGTCGACGACCCCGACTACGTAGCCGCCGCCCTCGAAGGTGCCCTGCGCGTAGCCAAACGCCTAGTCCTCACCCCCGGCCAACGCGACTCCCGCAGCATCCCGCAAGAGGTGAAAGCCGAAGTCTGGCAACGCGACGGCGGCCGCTGCGTCGAATGCGGCAGCAGCCACTACCTCGAATTCGACCACATCATCCCCCTCTCCCGCGGCGGCGCCACCAGCGCCTCCAACCTCCAAATCCTCTGCCGCTCCTGCAACCGCGTCAAAGGCGCCCGCATCTAA
- a CDS encoding lysophospholipid acyltransferase family protein — MSEIKQTQDLDHPLFVAARAYTNYFTPTVRGLENLPTSGPALVIGNHSSIYWMPEVWITFMAMLEHRKGEPSFGVAHDVILGVPVIGDAIRQFGVIPANRDAAAAGLKDGGAVMVYPGGDWEAARPWTDRGKIDFAGRKGFIRLALEMGVPVIPAVANGGHDSIFVLSRGERSAKLLQLDKLFRAKVFPYTVGVPFGIAPILPQLPLPATVDVSFLPALNWSTEPGDPEDADLVETLYTETVDVMQTELDRLRTETPNPVATGIKNHLAGLPGPLSALATLV; from the coding sequence ATGAGCGAAATCAAGCAGACTCAGGACCTCGACCACCCGCTGTTCGTCGCGGCTCGGGCCTATACGAATTACTTCACGCCCACCGTGCGCGGCTTGGAGAATCTACCCACTTCCGGCCCCGCGCTGGTGATCGGCAACCATTCGTCGATCTACTGGATGCCCGAGGTGTGGATCACCTTCATGGCGATGCTGGAACACCGCAAGGGGGAACCATCTTTCGGTGTGGCGCACGACGTCATCTTGGGCGTTCCGGTCATCGGTGACGCTATCCGCCAGTTCGGAGTTATTCCGGCGAACCGCGACGCCGCGGCCGCGGGCCTGAAAGACGGCGGCGCGGTCATGGTCTACCCGGGCGGTGATTGGGAAGCGGCCCGCCCCTGGACCGATCGCGGCAAGATCGACTTCGCGGGCCGGAAGGGCTTCATCCGCCTCGCGCTGGAAATGGGCGTCCCCGTGATCCCCGCCGTCGCCAACGGCGGCCACGATTCCATCTTTGTGCTCAGCCGCGGCGAACGCAGCGCCAAACTGCTGCAGCTCGACAAGTTGTTCCGCGCGAAGGTCTTTCCCTACACCGTGGGCGTCCCGTTCGGCATCGCGCCGATCCTGCCGCAGCTCCCGCTGCCCGCCACGGTGGACGTGAGTTTCCTGCCCGCCCTGAACTGGTCCACCGAGCCCGGCGACCCGGAAGACGCCGACTTGGTCGAGACCCTCTACACCGAAACCGTCGACGTCATGCAGACCGAACTCGACCGTCTCCGCACCGAAACCCCCAACCCCGTCGCCACCGGCATCAAGAACCACCTCGCCGGCCTCCCGGGCCCCCTCTCCGCCCTCGCCACCCTGGTCTGA
- the pabB gene encoding aminodeoxychorismate synthase component I yields MRTLLIDNYDSFTYNLYQLISEVNGVEPTVVRNDAAATVAELGLSGFDNVVVSPGPGRPDIERDIGISAAVIRETELPLLGVCLGHQGIVVAAGGEVGRAPAARHGYLDRVGHDQRDLFAGLPQDFTVVRYHSLCALDPLPDSLEITATTPDGVIMGVRHRTRPQWGVQFHPESIAGDYGATLLRNFAELSAAHRVSRSATRLPVGAALSGSASSPRASDSGSAGTRALTRGADSTDARALDSDLRLEAGEVRRRADAAVPHIRVPIASAVPPPRPQPRVASTPLRTSDTTSPSGRSVPGRLAAELNFAADDSAHRGEAGVPAGNSTDAAPLGIAGTGQDSASAGIDSRAETAPQPARPATPAAPSGIPAAERDSASAGTGSGAETAPQPAAAPAVGPGTVPEVRRPDRPADETPYRLGERGRPWQVRHLVIERAIDTEAAFLRLYRESRTAFWLDSEHVEPGLDRFSFLGDASGPYAEVVRYRVGDGAVVVETADGERRTEPGDVLSYLAGQLRWREAEIPDLPFDFACGYVGYLGYEVKADCGAELAHRSAVPDAQWIFADRLIVVDHVTGQTHLLALTDPGSEVARDATADWLRDTREALEALPTWANPPELEVDSDLGAVEGLLTRGREQYLADIAVCLDKLRAGESYEICLTDGVTVAAADSDGLDFYRTLRRCNPAPYAAYLRFDDLDIACSSPERFLKIDRARTVESKPIKGTAPRGATPAEDERLRRELASDPKTRAENLMIVDLLRNDLGRVCQIGSVHVPNLMATETYTTLHQLVSTVRGTLRADVDVIDCVRACFPGGSMTGAPKLRTMEIIDELETEARGVYSGTIGFLGLGGTADLNIVIRTAVRHDGHWRIGAGGAIVLDSDPDAEYHEVLLKAAATYRALRP; encoded by the coding sequence ATGCGCACGCTGCTCATCGACAACTACGACTCGTTCACCTACAACCTGTATCAGCTGATCAGTGAGGTGAACGGGGTCGAACCGACGGTCGTGCGCAACGATGCCGCGGCGACCGTGGCGGAGCTGGGGCTTTCCGGTTTCGACAACGTTGTCGTCTCGCCCGGGCCCGGGCGGCCCGACATAGAACGGGATATCGGTATTTCCGCGGCCGTCATCCGGGAGACCGAGCTGCCGTTGCTCGGGGTTTGCCTGGGACATCAGGGCATTGTGGTCGCCGCGGGCGGGGAGGTCGGGCGCGCGCCGGCGGCCCGGCACGGATATCTGGATCGGGTCGGCCATGATCAGCGGGATCTATTCGCGGGGCTGCCGCAGGATTTCACTGTGGTGCGGTATCACTCGCTGTGCGCACTGGACCCACTTCCGGACAGTCTGGAAATCACCGCCACCACTCCGGACGGGGTGATCATGGGTGTCCGGCACCGGACCCGGCCGCAGTGGGGCGTGCAGTTCCACCCCGAGTCGATCGCCGGGGACTACGGCGCGACGCTGCTTCGCAATTTCGCCGAATTGTCTGCTGCGCATCGGGTTTCGCGGAGCGCCACTCGACTACCGGTCGGCGCTGCGTTGTCCGGCAGTGCGTCATCCCCCCGTGCTTCCGACTCCGGCTCGGCTGGGACCCGGGCACTGACACGCGGGGCCGATTCGACGGATGCTCGTGCACTGGACTCCGATCTTCGCCTGGAAGCCGGGGAGGTCCGCCGGCGCGCGGACGCGGCGGTACCTCATATCCGCGTCCCGATCGCGAGCGCTGTGCCTCCGCCCCGCCCTCAGCCACGAGTTGCCTCGACTCCACTTCGCACCAGCGATACCACCAGCCCGTCGGGCCGATCCGTACCGGGACGACTCGCGGCCGAGTTGAACTTCGCCGCCGATGACTCAGCGCATCGAGGGGAAGCGGGTGTGCCAGCAGGGAATTCAACAGACGCGGCTCCCCTTGGTATCGCCGGGACTGGGCAAGATTCCGCATCGGCAGGCATCGACTCCCGGGCAGAGACTGCTCCCCAGCCGGCCCGCCCCGCCACACCGGCCGCTCCCTCTGGCATCCCTGCGGCGGAGCGGGACTCCGCATCGGCAGGCACCGGCTCCGGGGCAGAGACTGCTCCCCAGCCCGCCGCCGCACCGGCGGTGGGACCGGGCACGGTGCCCGAGGTACGGCGTCCGGACCGGCCCGCAGACGAAACTCCCTACCGCCTAGGCGAACGGGGGCGGCCATGGCAGGTGCGGCATCTGGTGATCGAACGGGCGATCGATACCGAGGCGGCGTTCCTACGGCTCTACCGCGAGTCCCGTACCGCGTTCTGGCTCGACAGCGAACATGTGGAGCCGGGCTTGGATCGGTTCTCCTTCCTCGGCGATGCCAGCGGTCCGTACGCGGAAGTGGTGCGATATCGGGTCGGCGACGGAGCTGTCGTGGTGGAGACCGCCGACGGCGAGCGGCGTACCGAGCCGGGTGACGTGTTGAGTTATCTGGCAGGGCAGCTGCGCTGGCGTGAGGCCGAAATCCCGGATCTGCCTTTTGATTTCGCGTGCGGATACGTCGGATACCTCGGGTACGAGGTGAAAGCCGACTGCGGCGCGGAACTGGCGCACCGTTCCGCGGTGCCGGACGCGCAGTGGATCTTCGCCGACCGGCTCATCGTCGTCGATCATGTGACCGGACAGACGCATCTGCTGGCGCTCACCGATCCCGGCTCCGAGGTCGCACGCGACGCCACCGCGGACTGGCTGCGTGACACCCGCGAGGCGCTGGAAGCGCTGCCCACGTGGGCGAATCCGCCTGAGCTCGAGGTGGATTCCGATCTCGGCGCGGTCGAGGGGCTGCTGACCCGTGGGCGCGAGCAGTATCTCGCGGATATCGCCGTGTGCCTGGACAAGCTGCGGGCGGGCGAGTCCTACGAGATCTGCCTGACCGACGGCGTCACCGTGGCGGCGGCGGATTCCGACGGCCTGGACTTCTATCGCACCCTGCGCCGCTGCAACCCCGCACCGTACGCGGCGTACCTGCGCTTCGACGATCTCGACATCGCCTGCTCCTCACCGGAACGCTTCCTCAAGATCGACCGGGCGCGCACCGTGGAGAGCAAGCCGATCAAGGGCACCGCGCCGCGCGGCGCGACCCCCGCCGAGGACGAGCGCCTGCGCCGGGAACTGGCGTCCGACCCCAAGACGCGCGCCGAGAATCTGATGATCGTCGACCTGCTGCGCAACGACCTGGGCCGGGTCTGCCAGATCGGCAGCGTGCACGTGCCGAATCTGATGGCGACCGAGACGTATACGACACTGCACCAACTGGTTTCGACGGTGCGCGGCACGCTACGCGCCGACGTCGACGTGATCGATTGTGTGCGTGCGTGTTTCCCCGGCGGCTCGATGACGGGTGCGCCGAAGCTGCGCACCATGGAAATCATCGACGAACTGGAAACCGAAGCGCGCGGGGTCTATTCGGGCACCATCGGCTTCCTCGGGCTGGGTGGCACCGCGGATCTGAACATCGTCATCCGCACCGCCGTCCGGCACGACGGCCACTGGCGCATCGGCGCGGGCGGCGCGATCGTCCTGGATTCCGACCCCGACGCCGAGTACCACGAGGTGCTCCTCAAGGCCGCCGCCACCTACCGCGCGCTGCGCCCCTGA
- a CDS encoding phosphotransferase family protein has translation MSDAQPVGVDPDVVDFAVVGKWMDEQGLPGGTFEEVRELGGGTQNIMLRFSRGGGDYVLRRGPKHLRAKSNEVIRREARLLGALDGTGIRAPRVIAACPDESVLGAVFYLMEPITGFNPQNELPELHAGDPEVRRQMGLSAVEAIARLGMLDYEKLGLADYGKPEGFLERQVPRWLAELDSYSSNEGYPGPQIPGVQEVGDWLERNRPAVWRPGILHGDCHLANMMFEFDSPQVAAMVDWEMSTIGDPLLDLGWQIATRPEPGSTIGSLTGKLGSVGSLPTPAEMVAHYGEFSDRDLTAVDWYTVLACFKLGIVLEGTYARAFAGKAPKQIGEFLHACTLELFERALRVMQ, from the coding sequence ATGTCTGATGCGCAACCGGTCGGAGTGGATCCTGACGTCGTCGATTTCGCCGTCGTCGGGAAGTGGATGGACGAGCAGGGGCTGCCCGGCGGGACGTTCGAGGAGGTGCGCGAGCTCGGCGGCGGCACCCAGAACATCATGCTGCGTTTCAGCCGGGGCGGCGGCGACTATGTGCTGCGGCGCGGCCCGAAGCACCTGCGCGCCAAGAGCAATGAGGTGATCCGCCGTGAGGCCCGCCTGCTCGGCGCCCTCGACGGCACCGGGATCCGCGCCCCGCGCGTCATCGCCGCCTGCCCCGACGAGTCCGTGCTCGGCGCGGTCTTCTATCTGATGGAGCCGATCACCGGCTTCAACCCGCAGAACGAACTCCCCGAACTGCACGCCGGTGACCCGGAGGTCCGGCGGCAGATGGGCCTGTCCGCGGTCGAGGCCATCGCCCGGCTCGGCATGCTCGACTACGAGAAGCTGGGCCTGGCCGACTACGGCAAGCCCGAGGGATTCCTGGAGCGCCAGGTCCCGCGCTGGCTGGCCGAGCTCGATTCCTATTCGTCCAACGAGGGTTACCCCGGCCCGCAGATCCCCGGCGTGCAGGAGGTCGGCGACTGGCTCGAGCGCAATCGCCCGGCCGTGTGGCGTCCGGGCATCCTGCACGGCGACTGCCATCTCGCCAACATGATGTTCGAGTTCGACAGCCCGCAGGTCGCGGCCATGGTCGACTGGGAGATGTCCACCATCGGCGACCCGCTGCTGGACCTCGGCTGGCAGATCGCCACCCGTCCCGAACCCGGCAGCACCATCGGCTCGCTGACCGGCAAGCTCGGTTCGGTCGGCAGTTTGCCCACCCCGGCGGAGATGGTCGCGCACTACGGCGAATTCTCCGACCGCGATCTGACCGCCGTCGACTGGTACACCGTGCTGGCCTGCTTCAAGCTCGGCATCGTGCTGGAAGGCACCTACGCCCGTGCCTTCGCCGGCAAGGCGCCCAAGCAGATCGGTGAATTCCTGCACGCGTGCACCCTCGAACTCTTCGAACGGGCGCTCCGCGTAATGCAGTAG
- a CDS encoding Clp protease N-terminal domain-containing protein, producing the protein MFGNNEFDKYLHAVMERGGYEARQDGSATIEAQHLLLAIAAQDGTAPQRLLAEAGLDAQAIRDALDREFEQSLAIAGVSITNLPEPSRYSTKAPSVGATGKLALERMTTTYPKRELRQANLLLGILQAEVGTVPRALTLAGANRVALVNQVHELLTD; encoded by the coding sequence ATGTTCGGCAACAACGAATTCGACAAGTATCTGCATGCGGTCATGGAGCGGGGCGGGTACGAAGCGCGACAGGACGGATCGGCGACGATCGAAGCGCAACACCTGCTGCTGGCCATCGCCGCTCAGGACGGCACCGCACCCCAGCGGCTGCTCGCCGAAGCCGGTCTGGACGCTCAGGCGATCCGCGACGCGCTGGACCGGGAGTTCGAGCAGAGCCTGGCGATCGCCGGGGTCTCGATCACGAATCTGCCCGAGCCGAGCCGGTATTCGACGAAAGCGCCCAGTGTCGGCGCGACGGGCAAGCTCGCGCTCGAACGGATGACCACCACGTATCCCAAACGTGAACTACGCCAAGCGAATCTGCTGCTGGGGATCTTGCAGGCGGAGGTCGGAACGGTGCCGCGGGCGCTCACGCTCGCCGGTGCGAATCGGGTCGCGCTGGTCAACCAGGTCCATGAGTTGCTGACGGATTGA